In Chitinophaga oryzae, the sequence AGTCACGCGGCGGTAGTATTCCAGCGCTTCCGGCCGGGAGGGCTTGGGATTGATGGATACAAAAGGGATACCGCCTATTTCCAGTCTTTCAGAAGTAGAGAAGAAGGTCATGTACAGCGGGTAGTTATAGAGGGAGTTGACAAGGCAACCTTTTTCGATGATGACATAGCTGAGCCCTGCTCTTTTTGCGGCCAGTCCGCAGGCTATTCCGATGGGTCCTCCTCCTATTATCAATACGTCGTAAGCAGCGATCATAATGTCTTTCGTTTTATAGTCCGGCCAGGTAGTCCAGCAGCCGGAACATGGTTTGATTGTTTTCGTTGGCCAGGTGCAGGTACTGTTCTATTTTCTCCGGGCTCTGCACAAAGGGGGCGCTGTGTTCAAAGGCGGCGCCGCTGCAGCGTAGTATCTCCAGTATGGCAGCGCTGTTCATTTCCATATGAAACTGCAGTCCGATGATACGGTCGCCGTAGATAAACGCCTGGTTGCTGCAGGCGGCGGAAGCCGCGAAGCGGGTGGCGCCGGCGGGCACATCGAAGGTGTCGCCATGGAAATGGAAGGTGTTGAGGCGGTGCGGCAGCACATTTTCGAGTGGTGCGGCTTGTCCCTGGAAAGTGAAGTCTATGGGAAACCACCCTATTTCCGGTTGCGTATGCGGATATACGTTGGCGCCGAGGGCATGGGCCAGCAGCTGGGAGCCGAGGCAGATGCCCAGTATTTTCTGTCCGCGGGCGATGGCTTCCCGGATAAGGTTTATCTCGGTGAGCATCCACGGATGAATATCCTGTTCATATACGCCCATGGTGCCGCCCATGATGATGAGCAGTTCCGCATCTTTCAGGCCGGTGGTATCGGGAGCTTCATCATACCAGCGGGTATGGCTGGTGGGATGTTCTCCCTGTGCGATCCAGTCGGCTATGCTGGCAAGGCCTTCAAAAGGCACGTGTTGAAAATAGTGGATATGCATGGTCTGTCCTGGTAAATGGTTATCCGAAGATACGTTGCAATCCTGAAGATTGATAACCCGAATTTACCGGCAGGGGGTATGGTTATTTCAGTTCGCTTTTCACTACGCGGAAGTATTCATAGCCTTTCATTTTGCGGCTTTTCTCCCCGAAATATTGCTGGCGGTATTTATCGGCGCCGCCGTCATAACGGACGATCATATTACGTTCATGCATAAACGCGGTGATGTTCCTGGGATCGAGGCCGTAATCCCAGTTTTCACCGGCACGGCGCAGGGTGCTGTTGATCCGGGAGAAACCGCGGAATTGAT encodes:
- a CDS encoding type 1 glutamine amidotransferase, with the translated sequence MHIHYFQHVPFEGLASIADWIAQGEHPTSHTRWYDEAPDTTGLKDAELLIIMGGTMGVYEQDIHPWMLTEINLIREAIARGQKILGICLGSQLLAHALGANVYPHTQPEIGWFPIDFTFQGQAAPLENVLPHRLNTFHFHGDTFDVPAGATRFAASAACSNQAFIYGDRIIGLQFHMEMNSAAILEILRCSGAAFEHSAPFVQSPEKIEQYLHLANENNQTMFRLLDYLAGL